One part of the Lytechinus pictus isolate F3 Inbred chromosome 3, Lp3.0, whole genome shotgun sequence genome encodes these proteins:
- the LOC129257288 gene encoding cyclin-Q-like, with product MNHIKFEKARADDVDMETSRAQVLNISREDSDKKTHFKVIHYVMEAGIKLHLESVTLASACCIYHRFFAECELSNYDPYLIGATAIYLATKVEEQHVKLRDIINVCYRILHKEETPLEVGKQYWELRDSVVNCELLLIRMLKYNPKIGDLPHKYLVHYLKSLSNWMDRSVWDHTPVCRTAWAMLRDSYHSDICLHTKPQHMAVAVIYFSLQCYGLEVPLNDEAVNPWWKAFSDDINEESIQRIITELIELYELDDKR from the exons ATGAATCATATCAAATTTGAAAAGGCCAGAGCTGATGACGTAGATATGGAGACTAGTAGGGCTCAAGTTTTAAACATTTCCAGAGAAGATTCGGACAAGAAGACCCATTTTAAG GTCATCCATTATGTGATGGAAGCAGGAATCAAATTACACTTAGAATCAGTGACATTGGCATCTGCATGCTGCATATACCATCGATTCTTTGCAGAGTGTGAGCTTAGCAATTATGATCCGTATTTGATAGGGGCAACTGCTATCTACCTGGCTACCAAAGTTGAAGAGCAGCATGTGAAACTTCGAGACATCATTAATGTGTGCTACAG GATTCTACATAAGGAAGAAACACCCTTGGAAGTGGGCAAACAATACTGGGAACTCAGAGACAGTGTAGTCAACTGTGAACTACTCTTAATCCGTATGCTCAAGTATAACCCAAAG ATCGGTGACCTACCCCACAAGTACCTTGTACATTACCTGAAGTCCCTTTCAAACTGGATGGACAGAAGTGTTTGGGATCATACACCAGTCTGTCGGACAGCCTGGGCCATGCTGAGGGATAGCTATCACAGTGACATCTGCCTTCATACCAAACCTCAACACATGGCTGTAGCTGTAATCTACTTTTCTTTACAATGTTATGGTCTGGAGGTGCCACTCAATGATGAGGCAGTCAATCCATGGTGGAAG GCCTTCTCCGATGACATTAATGAGGAAAGTATCCAAAGGATCATCACTGAACTCATTGAACTGTATGAACTGGATGATAAAAGGTGA